A single window of Archangium gephyra DNA harbors:
- the sthA gene encoding Si-specific NAD(P)(+) transhydrogenase produces the protein MAHFDLVVIGSGPAGEKGAVHAALHGKRVAVVEREPVPGGTAANTGTIPSKTLRETSLYLSGFRQRGLYGVEAHLQHKTTVSDFLYRERRVKGGERQRILEDLQRHGVELVYGKGTLADKRTVVVSRDGQPERRLTADVILVATGSSPFRPPLYPFGDPRVHDSDELLDIQQLPRALVVVGAGVIGSEYACMFAALGIPVTLVDPKAELLPFLDDEVSALLRQRMEALGVKMRLGHTVETVEVPPDPNAPIRLTLKGGEQLEVDQVLVASGRSANTAGLGLEAVGVKLGARGQVEVGPEYQTAVPGIYAVGDVIGFPALASTSMEQARIAVMHAFGLEANRMAPVLPYGIYTIPEVSMAGETEESLRSKDIPYVVGRAHFSTNARGQIIGECYGLLKLLFRKEDLRLLGVHVLGEQASELVHVGLLALMTGASARLFVETCFNYPTLSDAYKTATYDALEKVRSLPARTPGT, from the coding sequence ATGGCGCATTTCGACCTCGTGGTGATCGGCTCCGGCCCCGCTGGTGAGAAGGGGGCGGTGCACGCGGCGCTGCACGGCAAGCGGGTGGCGGTGGTGGAGCGGGAGCCGGTGCCGGGTGGCACGGCGGCCAACACGGGCACCATTCCCTCCAAGACGCTGCGCGAGACGTCGCTGTACCTCTCGGGCTTCCGCCAGCGCGGCCTGTACGGGGTGGAGGCGCACCTGCAGCACAAGACCACCGTCTCGGACTTCCTCTACCGCGAGCGGCGGGTGAAGGGCGGTGAGCGCCAGCGGATTCTCGAGGACCTGCAGCGCCACGGGGTGGAGCTCGTGTACGGCAAGGGCACGCTGGCGGACAAGCGGACGGTGGTGGTGAGCCGCGACGGCCAGCCGGAGCGGCGGCTGACGGCGGACGTCATCCTGGTGGCCACGGGCTCCTCGCCCTTCCGCCCGCCGCTGTACCCGTTTGGCGACCCGCGCGTGCACGACTCGGACGAGCTGCTCGACATCCAGCAGTTGCCGCGCGCGCTGGTGGTGGTGGGCGCGGGCGTCATCGGCTCCGAGTACGCGTGCATGTTCGCCGCGCTGGGCATTCCGGTGACGCTGGTGGACCCCAAGGCCGAGCTGCTGCCCTTCCTGGACGATGAGGTCTCCGCGCTGCTGAGGCAGCGGATGGAGGCGCTCGGGGTGAAGATGCGGCTGGGGCATACGGTGGAGACGGTGGAGGTGCCACCGGACCCGAACGCGCCCATCCGGCTGACGCTGAAGGGAGGCGAGCAGCTGGAGGTGGACCAGGTGCTGGTGGCCTCGGGGCGCTCGGCGAACACGGCGGGGCTGGGGCTCGAGGCGGTGGGCGTGAAGCTGGGCGCGCGCGGCCAGGTGGAGGTGGGGCCCGAGTACCAGACGGCGGTGCCCGGCATCTACGCGGTGGGAGACGTCATCGGCTTCCCGGCGCTGGCATCCACGTCCATGGAGCAGGCGCGCATCGCGGTGATGCACGCCTTCGGGCTGGAGGCCAACCGGATGGCGCCGGTGCTGCCCTACGGCATCTACACCATCCCCGAGGTGTCCATGGCGGGCGAGACGGAGGAGTCACTCCGCTCCAAGGACATCCCCTACGTGGTGGGCCGGGCCCACTTCTCCACCAACGCGCGCGGTCAAATCATTGGCGAGTGTTACGGCCTGCTGAAGCTGCTCTTCCGCAAGGAGGACCTGCGGTTGCTGGGTGTGCACGTGCTGGGTGAGCAGGCCTCGGAGCTGGTGCACGTGGGGCTGCTGGCGCTGATGACGGGCGCCAGCGCCCGGCTCTTCGTGGAGACGTGCTTCAACTACCCCACGCTCTCCGACGCCTACAAGACGGCCACCTACGACGCGCTGGAGAAGGTCAGGTCCCTTCCTGCCAGGACCCCAGGTACTTGA
- a CDS encoding penicillin-binding transpeptidase domain-containing protein has protein sequence MIRALLPALLLLATPALAEPAPTPKHPGCFVLMDLKTGELKRNDAKRCEKRMPPASTFKVPHALIALETGVVKDPSAVRKWDGQKRSIADWNRDHSLESAIRYSVVWFFQGTAKEIGRERMKDWLHRFDYGNEDISGELTTFWLGAPLRISPEEQVRFLARLYRNELPVSERTRDTVKRMLEYTPETVTERTKRMAGPWSTGTVVSGKTGSTHTKEDGDVSWLVGHVRSPGGEYVFASLVTGERLEGPVALHAAADELKRLGVL, from the coding sequence ATGATCCGAGCCCTCCTCCCCGCCCTGCTGCTGCTGGCCACCCCTGCCCTGGCGGAACCCGCGCCCACGCCGAAACACCCGGGCTGCTTCGTGCTGATGGACCTGAAGACGGGGGAGCTGAAGCGCAATGACGCGAAGCGCTGCGAGAAGCGCATGCCGCCAGCGTCGACCTTCAAGGTGCCGCACGCCCTGATCGCGCTGGAGACGGGCGTGGTGAAGGACCCATCCGCGGTGCGCAAGTGGGACGGCCAGAAACGCTCCATCGCCGACTGGAACCGGGACCATTCGCTGGAGTCGGCCATCCGCTACTCGGTGGTGTGGTTCTTCCAGGGGACGGCGAAGGAGATCGGCCGCGAGCGGATGAAGGACTGGCTGCACCGCTTCGACTACGGCAACGAGGACATCTCCGGTGAGCTCACGACCTTCTGGCTGGGAGCCCCGCTGCGCATCTCCCCCGAGGAGCAGGTGCGTTTCCTCGCGCGGCTGTACCGGAACGAGCTGCCGGTGAGCGAGCGGACGCGGGACACCGTGAAGCGGATGCTGGAGTACACGCCGGAGACGGTGACGGAGAGGACGAAGCGGATGGCGGGCCCTTGGAGCACGGGGACGGTGGTGAGCGGGAAGACAGGCAGCACGCACACGAAGGAGGACGGGGACGTGAGCTGGCTGGTGGGGCACGTGCGCTCGCCGGGGGGCGAGTACGTCTTCGCGAGCCTCGTCACGGGAGAGCGCCTCGAGGGCCCGGTGGCGCTGCACGCGGCCGCGGACGAGCTGAAACGGCTCGGCGTCCTCTGA
- a CDS encoding mucoidy inhibitor MuiA family protein, with the protein MPVIGLSVLSSLWLTAVDAPVTSVTVYSDRARVVRTARVALSGTQRVELPLLYGSVDPASIRVEAQGAEVTRVDIRPAESEALPATVASKLVTELERLDDQLAQVRAEREAYTAQLTALGQVRPSVTDEELSSVPPPNAKGTPQGPSRLDASGWRAATDFVVETTARLQAKLREVSQREEALDRELSRNVQEARRLGGEPRRRGLEVAPTLSGQGSATLTLTYVTSNARWYPAYELRLEPESNRVQVAFSGRVSQESGEDWEDAALTLSTALPATATLAPELATWKIGQRERFIPTPASVSDSWRAPPPAPPKPPEAPNEDLRMRARLLSLIGKAGSATTPPAQPGPAPVPSYADDRSRAQASAGKSTITGTVVTADTKSPVADVVVTATSPNLLGEQIVVTDAQGQYRIPQLPPGVYALRFDKESFKPLMRSEIQVRQDRTLRVNVELLPESFVDELAVVSAPPTVDIGSTSTGVNVDQDFVRRIPASRPGGKAGAARSFESAPGSVPSQVVEAPVGLAPPEGWRRPVVDPRLPASLAGGYALAFPSQRRETVLSGKGERRVPLFTETWPVQVERKLYPALTPNAFLVAELRSPSRQVLPGGDAQLFVGADPAGQARLTLVSPGEPFTLPLGIDSAVRPVRNVKLVTGEKGLIGKDDVTEYLVTLEVANPYPFPLPVQLHDQWPLSRGEDVEVKLVRTEPYAEQDPARGTLVWRLTVPPSEKKVVSFLYTVRHPKGWRLEQSQ; encoded by the coding sequence ATGCCCGTTATTGGACTGTCCGTCCTGAGCTCGCTGTGGCTCACGGCGGTGGATGCGCCCGTCACCTCGGTCACCGTCTATAGCGATCGGGCCCGGGTGGTGCGTACGGCCCGGGTGGCCCTCTCCGGCACCCAGCGCGTGGAGTTGCCCCTGCTGTATGGCTCGGTGGACCCGGCCTCCATCCGCGTGGAGGCCCAGGGCGCCGAGGTGACGCGGGTGGACATCCGCCCCGCCGAGTCCGAGGCCCTCCCCGCCACCGTGGCCAGCAAGCTCGTCACCGAGCTGGAGCGGCTCGATGATCAGCTCGCCCAGGTCCGCGCCGAGCGCGAGGCCTACACCGCCCAGCTCACCGCGCTCGGCCAGGTGCGTCCCTCCGTCACGGACGAGGAGCTCTCCTCCGTTCCTCCTCCCAACGCCAAGGGCACACCGCAGGGCCCCTCGCGGCTCGATGCCTCCGGCTGGCGCGCCGCCACCGACTTCGTGGTGGAGACCACCGCCCGCCTCCAGGCGAAGCTGCGCGAGGTGTCCCAACGCGAGGAGGCGTTGGACAGGGAGCTGTCCCGCAACGTCCAGGAAGCGCGCCGGCTCGGTGGCGAGCCCCGGCGCCGGGGTCTGGAGGTCGCTCCCACCCTCTCGGGCCAGGGCTCCGCGACGCTCACCCTCACCTATGTCACCAGCAACGCGCGCTGGTACCCCGCCTACGAGCTGAGGCTCGAGCCGGAGTCCAACCGCGTGCAGGTAGCCTTCTCCGGACGTGTCAGCCAGGAGTCCGGCGAGGACTGGGAGGACGCGGCGCTCACGCTCAGCACGGCCCTGCCCGCCACCGCCACCCTCGCGCCGGAGCTCGCCACCTGGAAGATCGGCCAGCGCGAGCGCTTCATCCCCACGCCCGCTTCCGTCTCCGACTCCTGGCGCGCCCCGCCGCCCGCTCCTCCCAAGCCCCCCGAGGCGCCCAACGAGGATCTGCGGATGCGCGCCCGGCTGCTCTCGCTCATCGGCAAGGCCGGTTCCGCGACCACCCCGCCCGCGCAGCCGGGCCCCGCTCCGGTGCCGTCCTACGCGGACGACCGGTCGCGGGCCCAGGCTTCGGCGGGCAAAAGCACCATCACCGGCACCGTCGTGACCGCGGACACGAAGAGTCCCGTGGCGGACGTGGTCGTCACGGCCACCTCGCCCAACCTCCTGGGCGAGCAGATCGTGGTGACGGATGCCCAGGGCCAGTACCGCATCCCCCAGCTCCCGCCGGGCGTCTATGCGTTGCGGTTCGACAAGGAGTCGTTCAAGCCGCTCATGCGCTCGGAGATCCAGGTGCGGCAGGATCGCACCCTCCGGGTGAACGTGGAGCTGCTTCCCGAGAGCTTCGTGGATGAGCTCGCGGTCGTCTCCGCGCCGCCGACGGTCGACATCGGCTCCACCAGCACCGGCGTCAACGTCGATCAGGACTTCGTCCGGCGCATCCCGGCGAGCCGGCCCGGGGGCAAGGCCGGTGCGGCGAGGTCCTTCGAGAGCGCCCCCGGCAGCGTGCCGAGCCAGGTGGTGGAGGCCCCCGTGGGCCTCGCGCCGCCGGAGGGCTGGCGGCGGCCCGTGGTGGATCCGCGTCTGCCCGCCTCGCTCGCGGGCGGCTACGCGCTGGCCTTCCCCTCGCAGCGCCGCGAGACGGTGCTCAGCGGCAAGGGCGAGCGGCGCGTGCCCCTCTTCACCGAGACGTGGCCCGTGCAGGTGGAGCGCAAGCTGTACCCCGCGCTCACGCCCAATGCCTTCCTGGTGGCGGAGCTGCGCAGCCCCTCGCGCCAGGTGCTGCCCGGTGGAGACGCGCAGCTCTTCGTCGGCGCGGACCCCGCCGGCCAGGCCCGGCTCACCCTGGTGTCTCCCGGCGAGCCCTTCACCCTGCCGCTGGGCATCGACTCCGCGGTGCGCCCGGTGCGCAACGTGAAGCTCGTGACGGGCGAGAAGGGCCTCATCGGCAAGGACGACGTCACCGAGTACCTCGTCACCCTCGAGGTGGCCAATCCGTACCCCTTCCCCCTCCCGGTGCAGCTGCACGACCAGTGGCCGCTGTCGCGCGGCGAGGACGTGGAGGTGAAGCTGGTGCGCACCGAGCCCTACGCCGAACAGGACCCGGCCCGGGGCACGCTCGTGTGGCGCCTGACGGTGCCACCCTCGGAGAAGAAGGTGGTGTCCTTCCTTTACACCGTCCGCCACCCCAAGGGCTGGCGCCTGGAGCAGTCGCAGTAG
- the metK gene encoding methionine adenosyltransferase, with protein MPTDYLFTSESVTEGHPDKIADQISDGVLDAILSKDPQGRVAVETLVKTGLAIVAGEVTTNCYVDIPKIVRSTICRIGYTDSSMGYDGNTCGVMVAIEGQSQDIARGVDNKKEQGAGDQGMMFGFACDETPELMPAPIHYAHALTRRLSDVRRKTHDWLRPDGKSQVTVEYRNGRPVRIDAVVVSTQHSDDVSNKRIHEAIREDVIAKALPKKLIDAKTKIYINPTGRFVIGGPMGDSGVTGRKIIVDTYGGMGRHGGGAFSGKDPSKVDRSAAYMGRHIAKTVVAAGLARRCEVQVSYAIGVAEPVSVLVDTFGTSTVPEEKIQQAIRHTFGLKPREITEYLDLLRPIYQKTAAYGHFGRSEKEFSWERTDKKDALREAVAGPAGTSRLKAV; from the coding sequence ATGCCGACCGACTACCTGTTCACCTCCGAATCCGTCACTGAAGGGCACCCGGACAAGATCGCCGATCAGATCTCCGACGGCGTGCTGGACGCCATCCTCTCCAAGGATCCCCAGGGCCGCGTGGCAGTGGAGACCCTGGTGAAGACGGGCCTGGCCATCGTCGCCGGCGAGGTGACCACCAACTGTTACGTCGACATCCCGAAGATCGTCCGCAGCACGATCTGCCGCATCGGCTACACCGATAGCTCCATGGGCTATGACGGCAACACCTGCGGCGTCATGGTGGCCATCGAGGGCCAGAGCCAGGACATCGCCCGGGGCGTGGACAACAAGAAGGAGCAGGGCGCCGGCGACCAGGGCATGATGTTCGGCTTCGCCTGCGACGAGACGCCGGAGCTGATGCCGGCCCCCATCCACTACGCCCACGCGCTCACCCGGCGCCTGTCCGACGTGCGCCGCAAGACGCACGACTGGCTGCGCCCGGACGGCAAGAGCCAGGTCACCGTCGAGTACCGCAACGGCCGCCCGGTCCGCATCGACGCGGTGGTGGTGTCCACGCAGCACTCGGATGACGTCTCCAACAAGCGCATCCACGAGGCCATCCGCGAGGACGTCATCGCCAAGGCGCTGCCCAAGAAGCTCATCGACGCCAAGACGAAGATCTACATCAACCCCACCGGGCGCTTCGTCATCGGCGGCCCCATGGGTGACTCGGGCGTGACGGGCCGGAAGATCATCGTCGACACCTACGGCGGCATGGGCCGTCACGGTGGCGGCGCCTTCTCGGGCAAGGATCCGTCCAAGGTGGACCGCTCGGCGGCGTACATGGGCCGTCACATCGCCAAGACGGTGGTGGCCGCGGGCCTGGCTCGCCGCTGCGAGGTGCAGGTCTCCTACGCCATCGGCGTGGCCGAGCCCGTGAGCGTGCTGGTGGACACCTTCGGCACGTCCACCGTGCCCGAGGAGAAGATCCAGCAGGCCATCCGTCACACGTTCGGCCTCAAGCCCCGGGAGATCACCGAGTACCTGGATCTGCTGCGGCCCATCTACCAGAAGACCGCCGCGTACGGTCACTTCGGCCGCTCCGAGAAGGAGTTCTCCTGGGAGCGCACCGACAAGAAGGACGCCCTGCGTGAGGCGGTGGCCGGCCCGGCCGGTACCTCCCGGCTGAAGGCTGTCTGA
- a CDS encoding glycoside hydrolase family 1 protein: MGTNEFPRGFTFGVATAAYQVEGHIENDWSEWERQGKCKDPNHRCGRGVDHWNLFDHDVQLAKEVGSGAFRISLEWARIEPVRGQVDEAAVDQYRQRLLRMKAAGIRPVVTLHHFTHPQWFHRETPWHEPSSVVEFRRYARICASILKGLDALVITFNEPMVLLLGGYLQGVIPPGIADGSKAMLAIGNIARSHVAAREEILRECGRCEIGISQNMLAFRPDRWWHPLDRALSRLAFDNYNHAFHRALTDGELRIQMPGLASTRQRIEGGRDSVDFMGINYYTRAHLRFIPKPPFLQFQYRDIHGRGLTDIGWEDYSEGFSHLLVELHHKYGKPIWVTENGIDDRKGDRRPQYLYNHWSQMLSAVRQGADVRGYLYWSLMDNFEWLEGWGPRFGLYSVDFETLERRPTPACHYFRRVAQSGVLVEPGRVLETAKSAQPMAAVAPSSAAF; encoded by the coding sequence ATGGGTACCAATGAATTTCCTCGCGGCTTCACCTTCGGGGTGGCCACCGCCGCTTATCAGGTCGAAGGGCACATCGAGAACGACTGGTCCGAGTGGGAGCGCCAGGGGAAGTGCAAGGACCCCAACCACCGCTGCGGCCGCGGTGTGGACCACTGGAACCTCTTCGACCATGACGTCCAGCTCGCCAAGGAGGTGGGCAGCGGGGCGTTCCGTATCTCGCTGGAATGGGCCCGCATCGAGCCCGTCCGTGGCCAGGTGGATGAGGCCGCCGTCGATCAGTACCGCCAGCGTCTGCTGCGCATGAAGGCCGCCGGCATCCGGCCCGTCGTCACCCTCCACCACTTCACCCATCCCCAGTGGTTCCACCGGGAAACCCCCTGGCACGAGCCCTCCTCCGTCGTCGAGTTCCGCCGCTACGCCCGCATCTGCGCGAGCATCCTCAAGGGCCTCGACGCCCTCGTCATCACCTTCAATGAGCCCATGGTGCTGCTGCTCGGCGGCTACCTCCAGGGCGTCATCCCCCCCGGCATCGCGGATGGCTCCAAGGCCATGCTCGCGATCGGCAACATCGCGCGCTCGCACGTCGCCGCCCGGGAAGAAATCCTCCGCGAGTGCGGCCGGTGTGAGATCGGCATCTCGCAGAACATGCTCGCCTTCCGCCCGGACCGCTGGTGGCACCCGCTGGACCGCGCCCTCTCCCGGCTGGCCTTCGACAACTACAACCACGCCTTCCACCGCGCCCTGACCGATGGCGAGCTGCGCATCCAGATGCCCGGCCTCGCCTCCACCCGCCAGCGCATCGAGGGCGGCCGCGACAGCGTGGACTTCATGGGCATCAACTACTACACGCGTGCCCACCTGCGCTTCATTCCCAAGCCTCCCTTCCTCCAGTTCCAGTACCGCGACATCCACGGCCGCGGCCTGACCGACATCGGCTGGGAGGACTACTCCGAGGGCTTCTCCCACCTGCTCGTCGAGCTGCACCACAAGTACGGCAAGCCCATCTGGGTCACCGAGAACGGCATCGACGACCGCAAGGGCGACCGGCGGCCCCAGTACCTCTACAACCACTGGAGCCAGATGCTCAGCGCCGTGCGCCAGGGCGCCGACGTGCGCGGCTACCTCTACTGGTCCCTCATGGACAACTTCGAGTGGCTCGAGGGCTGGGGGCCCCGCTTCGGCCTCTACTCGGTGGACTTCGAGACGCTCGAGCGCCGGCCCACGCCCGCGTGCCACTACTTCCGCCGCGTCGCCCAGAGCGGCGTGCTCGTGGAGCCGGGGCGCGTGCTCGAGACCGCGAAGTCCGCGCAGCCCATGGCGGCCGTGGCTCCTTCCTCCGCTGCCTTCTGA
- a CDS encoding M28 family peptidase, producing MSPALSAETEAERILRDVSWLADPAREGRGIGTAGLRAAGEYLEKRFQELGLAPAGEGGGYRQGFQVITSLQAAPETALMLGGVAVPAEALSVLGFSSEDELKAPLVFAGYGIRDTSLGVDDYAGVDVRGKVVLVRRFVPEREPFLDTAVQRRHGDLRHKAWTARQQGARALLVVDWPESPSTEARLPTAQPEGTGDAGLPVLAVKRSAVEALLPKLLAGEKVEAALKVRLEVRRGDAFNVVGRIPAGVPAGQRLPGVVVIGAHYDHLGLGGAHSLAPDRHEPHLGADDNASGTASLLELAHALRARREHLRRDVVVVAFSGEEAGVIGSTVFTRAPPAGLRVADMSAMLNLDMVGRMQANRLSVLGAESASEWPSLVQPLCEQLRLECALSGDGYGPSDQTPFYAAGVPVLHFFTGAHPDYHKPSDTPDRLDAAGMARVARVAALVAETVAGREAPLTYKKVPAPLPRGDLRSFNASLGTIPDYTGAPDGRKGVLLAGVRAGGAAESAGLRRGDLLVRLGRFEIGGVEDLMYALNASKPGESVSAVVLRDGQELRVEVIFQESRGRK from the coding sequence GTGTCCCCGGCGCTCTCCGCGGAGACGGAGGCTGAGCGCATCCTGCGCGACGTCTCCTGGCTCGCGGATCCGGCGCGCGAGGGCCGCGGCATCGGCACCGCCGGACTCCGGGCCGCGGGTGAGTATCTGGAGAAGCGCTTCCAGGAGCTGGGGCTCGCGCCCGCGGGAGAGGGCGGCGGCTACCGCCAGGGCTTCCAGGTGATCACCTCGCTCCAGGCGGCCCCGGAGACGGCGCTCATGCTCGGCGGTGTGGCCGTGCCCGCCGAGGCGCTCTCCGTCCTGGGCTTCTCCTCCGAGGACGAGCTGAAGGCTCCCCTCGTGTTCGCCGGCTACGGCATCCGGGACACCTCGCTCGGCGTGGACGATTACGCGGGGGTGGACGTGAGGGGCAAGGTGGTCCTGGTCCGCCGCTTCGTGCCCGAGCGCGAGCCCTTCCTCGACACCGCGGTCCAGCGGCGCCACGGTGACCTCCGGCACAAGGCCTGGACGGCACGGCAGCAGGGCGCACGCGCGCTGTTGGTGGTGGACTGGCCCGAGTCTCCCTCCACCGAGGCCCGCCTGCCCACGGCTCAACCCGAGGGCACGGGAGACGCGGGCCTGCCCGTGTTGGCTGTGAAGCGCTCGGCGGTGGAGGCGCTCCTGCCGAAGCTGTTGGCCGGCGAGAAGGTGGAAGCCGCGTTGAAGGTCCGGCTCGAGGTGCGGCGCGGTGATGCCTTCAATGTCGTGGGGCGCATCCCGGCGGGTGTGCCCGCGGGACAGCGGCTCCCCGGGGTCGTGGTCATCGGGGCGCACTACGATCATCTGGGTCTGGGAGGCGCGCACTCGCTCGCGCCGGATCGGCACGAGCCGCACCTGGGCGCGGATGACAATGCTTCCGGCACCGCCTCGTTGTTGGAGCTCGCCCACGCCCTGCGGGCCCGTCGCGAGCACCTGCGCCGCGACGTGGTGGTGGTGGCCTTCTCGGGCGAGGAGGCGGGAGTCATCGGCTCGACCGTCTTCACCCGTGCGCCGCCCGCGGGGCTGAGGGTGGCGGACATGTCGGCCATGCTCAACCTGGACATGGTCGGGCGCATGCAAGCCAACCGGTTGAGCGTGCTGGGCGCCGAGTCCGCCTCCGAGTGGCCCAGCCTGGTCCAGCCCCTCTGCGAGCAGCTCCGTCTGGAGTGCGCCCTGAGCGGCGATGGCTACGGCCCGAGCGATCAGACGCCCTTCTACGCCGCGGGTGTTCCCGTGCTCCATTTCTTCACGGGCGCGCACCCGGACTACCACAAGCCCTCGGACACTCCCGACCGCCTCGATGCGGCCGGAATGGCTCGGGTCGCGCGGGTCGCCGCCCTCGTCGCGGAGACCGTGGCCGGACGCGAGGCCCCGCTCACGTACAAGAAGGTACCCGCTCCATTGCCGCGCGGTGACCTGCGCAGCTTCAATGCCTCCCTGGGGACCATCCCGGACTACACGGGAGCGCCGGACGGCCGCAAAGGTGTCCTCCTCGCCGGGGTGCGCGCGGGCGGGGCGGCCGAGAGCGCTGGCCTGCGGCGCGGCGATCTGCTCGTCCGGCTGGGCCGCTTCGAAATCGGCGGTGTGGAGGATTTGATGTACGCGCTCAATGCCTCGAAGCCAGGCGAGAGCGTGAGCGCCGTCGTCCTGCGTGACGGGCAGGAGCTTCGCGTGGAGGTCATCTTCCAAGAGAGCCGGGGGCGCAAGTAG
- a CDS encoding ABC transporter substrate-binding protein, with amino-acid sequence MNARLRSLTLLATLAFALPALAAPNEPVAKPVKTVVQSVRYSKDDIALKQLANEEQGRFLLGEAWEKGTEAQRKEFTRLFHSLFAKIAFPKVRENFKNLASITYDDPAVEGDKASVKSTIVIEHPLKKQEMKLQYTVVKSQGGWKVLDVAVLGDSMLTGIRDDQVQPILKQGGWDKLLELMRAKEAELSKK; translated from the coding sequence ATGAACGCCCGTCTCCGCTCCCTGACCCTGTTGGCCACCCTCGCTTTCGCCCTCCCCGCGCTCGCCGCGCCCAATGAGCCCGTGGCCAAGCCGGTGAAGACCGTCGTGCAGTCCGTGCGCTACAGCAAGGACGACATCGCCCTCAAGCAGCTCGCCAACGAGGAGCAGGGCCGCTTCCTGCTCGGCGAGGCGTGGGAGAAGGGCACCGAGGCCCAGCGCAAGGAGTTCACCAGGCTCTTCCACAGCCTCTTCGCGAAGATCGCCTTCCCCAAGGTGCGCGAGAACTTCAAGAACCTGGCCTCCATCACCTATGACGACCCGGCCGTGGAGGGCGACAAGGCGAGCGTGAAGTCCACCATCGTCATCGAGCACCCGCTGAAGAAGCAGGAGATGAAGCTCCAGTACACCGTGGTGAAGAGCCAGGGCGGCTGGAAGGTGCTGGACGTGGCGGTGCTCGGCGACTCGATGCTTACCGGCATCCGCGACGACCAGGTCCAGCCCATCCTGAAGCAGGGTGGCTGGGACAAGCTGCTGGAGCTGATGCGCGCGAAGGAAGCCGAGCTGAGCAAGAAGTAG
- the ahcY gene encoding adenosylhomocysteinase, translated as MAKVVSLKKRAKVNNAPVHADIKDPLQAEKGRGRIEWAGRTMPVLNQIRERFAKQKPLEGVRLAACLHVTAETANLVIALKEGGADVALCASNPLSTQDDVAASLVVDHAVSVFAIKGEDNDTYYRHIHEALNTRPQLTMDDGADVVGVLHNERTELLEHVIGGTEETTTGVVRLRAMAKEGVLKYPIIAVNDAKTKHLFDNRYGTGQSTIDGIIRATNRLLAGSVFVVAGYGWCGRGLAMRARGMGADVVVTEVDATTALEAVMDGFRVMPMSEACRMGDFFCTVTGNIDVIRQEHFEKMKDGAIVSNSGHFNVEIDLKTLHKLAKGRAVLREFVEEFTLKNGKRIIVLGEGRLINLASAEGHPSSVMDMSFANQALASEFMVKNHRKLEKKVYAVPEHLDQEIARLKLRAMGVKIDKLTPAQVKYLGSWQEGT; from the coding sequence ATGGCGAAGGTCGTGAGCCTCAAGAAGCGGGCGAAGGTCAACAACGCTCCGGTGCACGCGGACATCAAGGATCCCCTCCAGGCCGAGAAGGGCCGCGGCCGCATCGAGTGGGCCGGCCGCACGATGCCGGTGCTGAACCAGATCCGCGAGCGCTTCGCGAAGCAGAAGCCCCTCGAGGGCGTGCGGCTGGCGGCGTGCCTGCACGTGACGGCGGAGACGGCCAACCTGGTGATCGCCCTGAAGGAGGGCGGCGCGGACGTGGCCCTGTGCGCCTCCAACCCGCTGTCCACCCAGGACGACGTGGCGGCCTCGCTGGTGGTGGATCACGCCGTCTCCGTCTTCGCCATCAAGGGCGAGGACAACGACACCTACTACCGCCACATTCACGAGGCGCTGAACACCCGGCCCCAGCTCACCATGGATGACGGGGCGGACGTGGTGGGCGTGCTGCACAACGAGCGCACGGAGCTGCTGGAGCACGTCATCGGCGGCACCGAGGAGACCACCACGGGCGTGGTGCGTCTGCGCGCCATGGCGAAGGAGGGCGTGCTCAAGTATCCGATCATCGCCGTCAACGACGCGAAGACGAAGCACCTCTTCGACAACCGCTACGGCACGGGCCAGTCCACCATCGACGGCATCATCCGCGCCACCAACCGGCTGCTGGCGGGCAGCGTCTTCGTGGTGGCCGGCTACGGCTGGTGCGGCCGCGGCCTGGCCATGCGTGCCCGCGGCATGGGCGCCGACGTGGTCGTCACCGAGGTGGATGCCACCACCGCGCTCGAGGCGGTGATGGATGGCTTCCGCGTCATGCCCATGAGCGAGGCGTGCCGCATGGGCGACTTCTTCTGCACGGTGACGGGCAACATCGACGTCATCCGCCAGGAGCACTTCGAGAAGATGAAGGACGGCGCCATCGTCTCCAACTCGGGCCACTTCAACGTGGAGATCGATCTGAAGACGCTCCACAAGCTGGCCAAGGGGCGCGCGGTCCTCCGCGAGTTCGTGGAGGAGTTCACCCTCAAGAATGGCAAGCGCATCATCGTCCTGGGCGAGGGCCGCCTCATCAACCTCGCCTCCGCCGAGGGCCACCCCTCCAGCGTGATGGACATGTCCTTCGCCAACCAGGCGCTCGCCAGCGAGTTCATGGTGAAGAACCACCGCAAGCTGGAGAAGAAGGTCTACGCGGTGCCGGAGCACCTGGACCAGGAGATCGCCCGGCTGAAGCTGCGCGCCATGGGGGTGAAGATCGACAAGCTCACCCCCGCGCAGGTCAAGTACCTGGGGTCCTGGCAGGAAGGGACCTGA